A portion of the Streptomyces coeruleoprunus genome contains these proteins:
- a CDS encoding VCBS repeat-containing protein, producing the protein MPRHTIARATLVAGLVIGTIAPLGGTAGAAEPAPLPAHTVIPSERTAPRHVELLNAGTHGFWRTEEQNGILWTSYADGRTVKTQQSDGQWFRNGSGSDLVVVDAGGAIELRNPIDGTTRKFTVPDGQHYVGTYGETIVTAAYTLGSSDPQRTLYLNRVAADGSTTTRRVEGDVVDVSLHYSPVGDTRTVIVRVKNDAGVTQLGLLDIETARVTDGPAVNPSVLGLGEQWLVWLAADGKQINAVPRDTPLATPITVPWSGDPRTTRLAVVGDWVLVTGLAQDGVTGVGLKAVPLRGGDPVTLLDRASLSMAQVPGGDVLAIGGTDASHWAVRRVTAPADGTAPVLTKVADIPPAATVKQLSLANGTLATLELRNQNNGLHYYARPVTTDGAQLTSGASQTLSYTEGHGQGPIAAGDGGIYGTNPGRGHTSIGSIASAPVGATFSVPSLDARVKEITGRYAVVDDPAGGKQYIGDFDELVAERTVIRTRAITPTTVWGRTAWTPSATAGILNSENLLTGVRSTLNTGAPCVPKELQAVGRWIYWNCGPTGKAGVWDNTAKKNIPVPSGEALIGDGFLVRHDKAAGKLLLTEFRDGVADTTQTVGDLPATTAPQRGVTWTVDRFGGPVAYAAADGTIHLAPSGVPTEPLVIVDSAQTTEYRRGLRTQFRLSRPASAWQIQFKEVRTGRVVHTLSGNAQNGLIQAAWDGKTADGYATNGAYTYVLTAQPANGQGPVLTRSGSFTLDTGAPVWRDHSATSTAASMSLTVDGRPDLLSLGSGGDIAVHAANGTGGYSRTTSVAGWPTNTLVVPMGDMDGNRCNDFLIRVGSELRRHHGWCHGYVNPKHPYTSLGTAWGQFNVLTSPGDLTGDGRPDLVARQATTGDIYLYADNGAGGLKARGRIGTNWKAYRAIVGAGDLNGDGIGDLLAVDGANSLWRYDGTATGTVKPRVLVFGNSWASGRNAFVGAGDITGDGRPDLVTRNSAGDLLRNNGNGRGSFGSTVKIGAGWQAKLRLF; encoded by the coding sequence TTGCCACGTCACACCATCGCCCGCGCCACTCTGGTCGCGGGCCTCGTCATCGGCACGATCGCGCCGCTCGGTGGCACGGCCGGGGCCGCCGAGCCGGCACCGCTGCCGGCGCACACGGTCATCCCGTCCGAACGGACGGCACCGCGCCACGTGGAGCTGCTGAACGCAGGGACACACGGTTTCTGGCGCACGGAGGAACAGAACGGGATCCTCTGGACGAGCTATGCCGATGGGCGCACCGTCAAGACCCAGCAGTCCGACGGCCAATGGTTCCGCAATGGTTCCGGCTCCGACCTCGTGGTCGTCGACGCGGGAGGGGCCATCGAACTGCGGAACCCCATCGACGGCACGACCCGTAAGTTCACGGTCCCGGACGGCCAGCACTACGTGGGCACCTACGGCGAGACCATTGTCACCGCCGCCTACACCCTCGGCTCGTCCGATCCTCAGCGCACCCTGTACCTGAACCGGGTCGCCGCCGACGGCAGCACCACCACCCGCCGGGTGGAAGGCGACGTCGTCGACGTGTCCCTCCACTACTCGCCCGTGGGCGATACCCGTACCGTGATCGTGCGCGTCAAGAACGACGCGGGTGTCACCCAGCTCGGGCTGCTCGACATCGAGACCGCCCGTGTGACGGACGGTCCGGCCGTGAACCCCTCGGTCCTCGGGCTGGGGGAGCAGTGGCTGGTCTGGCTCGCCGCCGACGGCAAGCAAATCAACGCCGTACCGCGCGACACGCCGCTCGCCACTCCCATCACCGTGCCCTGGTCCGGCGACCCGCGGACGACCCGGCTTGCCGTCGTCGGCGACTGGGTCCTGGTGACCGGCCTGGCACAGGACGGTGTCACCGGCGTGGGGCTGAAGGCCGTGCCGCTTCGCGGCGGGGATCCCGTGACGCTGCTCGACCGGGCGAGTCTGTCCATGGCCCAGGTGCCCGGCGGCGACGTGCTCGCCATCGGCGGGACCGACGCGTCCCACTGGGCGGTACGCCGGGTCACCGCCCCCGCAGATGGGACGGCACCCGTCCTCACCAAGGTCGCCGACATCCCGCCGGCGGCCACGGTCAAGCAGCTCTCCCTGGCCAACGGAACCCTCGCGACCCTGGAGCTGCGGAACCAGAACAACGGCCTCCACTACTACGCCCGCCCCGTCACCACGGACGGTGCGCAGCTCACCTCGGGCGCCTCGCAGACCCTGAGCTACACCGAGGGTCACGGTCAGGGCCCCATTGCGGCCGGTGACGGCGGAATCTACGGTACGAATCCGGGCCGCGGTCACACGTCGATCGGTTCGATCGCCTCGGCGCCGGTCGGGGCCACCTTCAGCGTCCCGTCCCTCGACGCCCGGGTGAAGGAGATCACCGGCCGGTACGCCGTCGTCGACGACCCCGCCGGCGGCAAGCAGTACATCGGTGACTTCGACGAGCTGGTCGCCGAGCGCACCGTGATCCGCACCCGCGCCATCACGCCCACCACCGTCTGGGGCCGCACCGCCTGGACGCCCTCCGCGACCGCCGGCATCCTCAACTCCGAGAACCTGCTCACCGGCGTCCGCTCCACCCTCAACACCGGTGCGCCCTGCGTGCCCAAGGAGCTCCAGGCCGTCGGCCGCTGGATCTACTGGAACTGCGGGCCGACCGGCAAGGCCGGCGTGTGGGACAACACCGCCAAGAAGAACATCCCCGTGCCGTCCGGTGAGGCGCTGATCGGTGACGGCTTCCTCGTACGGCACGACAAGGCCGCCGGCAAGCTGCTGCTGACCGAGTTCCGCGACGGTGTCGCCGACACCACGCAGACCGTCGGCGACCTGCCCGCCACGACGGCCCCGCAGCGCGGGGTGACCTGGACCGTCGACCGGTTCGGCGGGCCCGTCGCGTACGCCGCGGCCGACGGCACCATCCACCTCGCGCCCAGCGGGGTGCCCACCGAGCCGCTGGTCATCGTCGACTCCGCGCAGACCACCGAGTACCGGCGGGGCCTGCGGACCCAGTTCCGGCTGTCGCGGCCCGCGAGTGCCTGGCAGATCCAGTTCAAGGAGGTCCGCACGGGCCGCGTCGTCCACACCCTCAGTGGCAACGCCCAGAACGGCCTGATCCAGGCGGCCTGGGACGGGAAGACCGCCGACGGCTACGCGACGAACGGCGCCTACACCTACGTCCTCACCGCCCAGCCGGCCAACGGCCAGGGCCCCGTGCTGACCAGGTCCGGGTCGTTCACCCTCGACACCGGCGCCCCCGTCTGGCGTGACCACAGCGCGACCAGCACGGCGGCCAGCATGTCCCTGACCGTCGACGGCCGGCCCGACCTGCTGTCGCTCGGCTCCGGCGGCGACATCGCCGTCCACGCCGCCAACGGCACGGGCGGCTACTCCCGTACGACGTCGGTGGCGGGCTGGCCGACCAACACCCTCGTCGTGCCCATGGGCGACATGGACGGCAACCGCTGCAACGACTTCCTGATCCGCGTCGGCAGCGAACTGCGCCGCCACCACGGCTGGTGCCACGGCTACGTGAACCCGAAGCACCCGTACACCTCCCTCGGCACGGCGTGGGGTCAGTTCAACGTGCTGACGTCGCCCGGTGACCTGACCGGTGACGGCCGCCCGGACCTCGTCGCCCGCCAGGCCACGACCGGTGACATCTACCTGTACGCGGACAACGGCGCGGGTGGTCTGAAGGCGCGGGGCAGGATCGGTACGAACTGGAAGGCGTACCGCGCGATCGTCGGTGCGGGTGACCTCAACGGCGACGGCATCGGTGACCTGCTGGCGGTGGACGGCGCCAACTCCCTGTGGCGCTACGACGGTACGGCGACGGGCACGGTCAAGCCGCGTGTCCTGGTCTTCGGCAACAGCTGGGCGTCGGGCCGCAACGCGTTCGTCGGCGCGGGCGACATCACCGGTGACGGCCGCCCGGACCTGGTCACCCGCAACTCGGCGGGCGACCTGCTCCGCAACAACGGCAACGGCAGGGGGTCCTTCGGCTCCACCGTGAAGATCGGTGCGGGCTGGCAGGCGAAGCTCCGGCTGTTCTGA
- a CDS encoding glycoside hydrolase family 19 protein: MARRLLSLFAALATAVGLAVFLPASTASAAECAAPWSSSAVYWGGNTASYNGRNWQAKWWTQNERPGTVDVWADQGACGGSTPTDPAPSGFVVSEAQFNQMFPNRNPFYTYSGLKAALGAYPAFANTGSDTVKKQEAAAFLANVHHETGGLVHIVEQNTANYPHYCDRNQPYGCPAGQAAYYGRGPIQLSWNFNYKAAGDALGIDLLNNPYRVEREAAVAWKTGLWYWNTQNGPGTMTAHNAMVTGAGFGQTIRSINGALECDGKNPAQVQSRVTKYQQFTQVLGVPTGANLYC; this comes from the coding sequence ATGGCTCGACGCCTGCTCTCCCTCTTCGCCGCTCTCGCCACCGCGGTCGGCCTCGCCGTCTTCCTCCCCGCCTCCACCGCCTCCGCCGCCGAATGCGCGGCCCCGTGGAGTTCCTCCGCCGTCTACTGGGGCGGCAACACCGCCTCGTACAACGGCCGCAACTGGCAGGCCAAGTGGTGGACCCAGAACGAGCGGCCGGGCACGGTCGACGTCTGGGCCGACCAGGGCGCCTGCGGCGGCTCCACCCCCACGGACCCCGCGCCCTCCGGCTTCGTCGTCTCGGAGGCGCAGTTCAACCAGATGTTCCCGAACCGGAACCCGTTCTATACGTACAGCGGGCTCAAGGCCGCGCTCGGCGCCTACCCGGCGTTCGCGAACACCGGCAGCGACACGGTGAAGAAGCAGGAAGCCGCCGCCTTCCTCGCCAACGTCCACCACGAGACCGGTGGGCTCGTCCACATAGTGGAGCAGAACACCGCGAACTACCCCCACTACTGTGACCGGAACCAGCCCTATGGCTGCCCGGCCGGGCAGGCCGCGTACTACGGCCGCGGCCCGATCCAGCTCAGCTGGAACTTCAACTACAAGGCCGCCGGGGACGCCCTCGGCATCGACCTGCTGAACAACCCCTACCGCGTCGAGCGCGAGGCGGCCGTCGCCTGGAAGACCGGCCTCTGGTACTGGAACACCCAGAACGGCCCCGGCACGATGACCGCCCACAACGCGATGGTCACGGGCGCGGGATTCGGCCAGACGATCCGCTCCATCAACGGCGCCCTGGAGTGCGACGGCAAGAACCCGGCGCAGGTGCAGAGCCGGGTCACGAAGTACCAGCAGTTCACCCAGGTCCTGGGCGTTCCCACGGGCGCCAACCTGTACTGCTGA
- a CDS encoding serine/threonine-protein kinase produces MDALTPDDPAAIGPFRLLGRLGTGGMGRVYLARSAGGRTVAVKVVHAELAAQDEFRRRFAREVAALERVGGVGTAPVLGSDTEADAPWVAIGYVAGPSLRTVVGETYGPLPPDSVRALAVGLARALEHIHAAGLVHRDLKPANILLTVDGPRIIDFGIARAVDTVTDGGLTSTGAVVGSPGFMSPEQVRGQRLTPASDIFCLGSVLAYAATGRSPFGTVDSGVHAMMFRIAHDEPDLEGLPPELGDLVRACLSKDPADRPTAAYLAAHVEAAEPWLPAGLLAQLGREAARLLDADGDPTPVQHARPVTEPARPGRRRRRWPLVTAAAALALAAAGTALALTYGLPGALRPGGGDHTTPAADSRAGAIPAAFLGAWEGVLRGSATAPYETARIEIVQGTPGSKAGVYVHVSGDQLCMGRSTLVSANEDKVVFGESDVTTSVPAKRCMPAAHQTLTLRSPDVVEWRSGAASATFRKSRTGANAVPPNLVGTWETPPNPELPPEERDLYSSTLTVTQGPVGAPLIHFEETYPRYDEETSKPTGDPVYCASTAIVGGVGDLVIVGPHQLDAAASDDECTAYSSQNLRISRIDGKDRMLLYDMSTDSEPAEYTKKFG; encoded by the coding sequence GTGGATGCCCTGACGCCTGACGACCCCGCCGCCATAGGCCCCTTCCGTCTCCTCGGCCGTCTCGGTACCGGCGGCATGGGCCGTGTCTACCTCGCCCGCTCCGCCGGCGGCCGCACCGTCGCCGTCAAGGTCGTGCACGCCGAGCTGGCCGCGCAGGACGAGTTCCGGCGCCGGTTCGCCCGCGAGGTGGCCGCGCTGGAGCGGGTGGGCGGCGTGGGCACCGCGCCCGTGCTGGGCTCCGACACGGAGGCGGACGCGCCCTGGGTCGCCATCGGGTACGTCGCCGGGCCGTCCCTGCGCACCGTCGTCGGCGAGACGTACGGCCCGCTCCCCCCGGACTCCGTACGGGCCCTCGCCGTCGGCCTCGCCCGGGCGCTGGAGCACATCCACGCCGCGGGGCTGGTCCACCGGGACCTGAAGCCCGCGAACATCCTGCTCACCGTCGACGGCCCCCGCATCATCGACTTCGGCATCGCCCGCGCCGTCGACACCGTCACCGACGGCGGCCTGACCAGCACGGGAGCCGTCGTCGGCTCGCCCGGCTTCATGTCGCCCGAGCAGGTGCGCGGCCAGCGGCTCACCCCCGCGTCCGACATCTTCTGCCTGGGCTCCGTCCTGGCGTACGCGGCGACCGGCCGCTCACCGTTCGGCACCGTCGACAGCGGCGTCCACGCCATGATGTTCCGCATCGCGCACGACGAGCCCGACCTCGAGGGCCTGCCGCCGGAGCTGGGCGACCTCGTACGCGCCTGCCTCAGCAAGGATCCCGCCGACCGGCCGACCGCGGCCTACCTGGCCGCGCACGTCGAGGCCGCCGAGCCGTGGCTGCCCGCCGGGCTGCTCGCCCAGCTCGGCCGGGAGGCCGCCCGGCTGCTCGACGCGGACGGCGACCCGACGCCGGTCCAGCACGCCCGCCCGGTCACCGAACCGGCACGGCCCGGCCGCAGGCGCAGGCGCTGGCCGCTCGTCACCGCGGCCGCCGCACTCGCGCTCGCCGCCGCCGGCACCGCCCTGGCCCTCACGTACGGGCTGCCCGGCGCCCTCCGCCCGGGCGGCGGCGACCACACGACCCCTGCGGCGGACTCCCGCGCCGGCGCGATACCGGCGGCGTTCCTCGGGGCCTGGGAGGGCGTCCTCAGAGGCAGCGCCACCGCGCCCTACGAGACGGCCCGCATCGAGATCGTCCAGGGCACGCCTGGCTCCAAGGCCGGGGTGTACGTGCACGTCAGCGGCGACCAGCTGTGCATGGGCCGCTCGACGCTCGTCTCGGCGAACGAGGACAAGGTCGTCTTCGGCGAGAGCGACGTCACGACCAGCGTGCCCGCCAAGCGCTGCATGCCCGCCGCGCACCAGACGCTGACCCTGCGCTCCCCGGACGTCGTGGAGTGGAGGTCCGGCGCCGCGTCGGCGACCTTCCGCAAGTCACGCACCGGCGCGAACGCCGTACCGCCGAATCTGGTCGGGACGTGGGAGACGCCCCCGAACCCGGAACTGCCGCCGGAGGAGCGGGACCTGTACAGCTCGACCCTGACCGTCACGCAGGGTCCGGTCGGCGCCCCGCTGATCCACTTCGAGGAGACGTACCCGCGGTACGACGAGGAGACGAGCAAGCCGACCGGCGACCCGGTGTACTGCGCGAGCACCGCCATCGTCGGCGGCGTCGGCGACCTCGTCATCGTGGGCCCGCACCAGCTGGACGCGGCGGCGTCGGACGACGAGTGCACGGCGTACAGCTCGCAGAACCTGCGGATCAGCCGGATCGACGGCAAGGACCGGATGCTGCTCTACGACATGAGCACGGACAGCGAACCGGCCGAGTACACCAAGAAGTTCGGCTGA